The Crassaminicella indica genomic interval AGCACCTGCTAATATAAGTAGTGGTCCTTCTGTTTTCAAAACAGCCTCTCTTTGTGGAGGATTTAACATGGATAAATCCATAAAAAGTCTCCTTTCTTTTATACATTCTTATCAAATTTTTCCGTCTATATGTAGCTTCTTCATTGTCATTTTAAAACTTCGATAAAAAATAGTATATCATATTTTCTGTACTTTCAGTAGGGGATACGAACATTTGTTTTATGATTGCAAAATTGTGTAAAAAAAAAGAATGATTATACTCATTCTTTTTGTAAATGAAAGAACTAATCTATGCTTTTAATATTCATACCCATTTTGTAAAAAATCTTTTATTTCTTTTAAATTCATCCCATTAAGTCCCAAATCTTCAACTGTATATCCTGTTTCCCAATAATTTTCATCCTTTAATGATGATGCTAAAGTTACTACTGAATCCATTACAGGTGTTTTTACTCCCACTACATGTCCAATATTAGATAATAGTACTAAAGAACAAGGAGTATCTTCTGTTAAATATCGATCATTTAAATCCTTAGGACCTTTTAAATCTCTAAAAGATTCACTATCCCTATAGCATTCATAAAGGGTTTCTCTTTTTGGTACATACCCCATCTTATATAATCTATCTTTCACATCAATAATTTTATAACCAAATTTTTTACAAATTTCCTGTCTTTCTTTATCAATTTTTTCAATTACCTTAGCAACAGATGGTGTAATTCCCTCTTTATAATGATAATGTTCTCCTTTGAAATACTCTATTTTTCCAGCATTTAAGACAACAGGAGCTGGATGAGATACAGGATTTCCATTGTTTAAAGATGTTTCTAAAACATCATGAACTAATTCTACAGATGGATAAATCTTTTTTACAATATTGTACATTTCCTCGTTGTATTTCCTCGGAAAAGCCGCAAAATATAATTTGCTACATTCTAATAATATTTTTACACTAGTTGGTCCTGTCTTCCTACACGCATATGGTAATGTATGCATTTCAGCTATTTTCACTCCAGCTAGTTTTCCCTTTTCATGCAATACCTTCGATACAATCAGCGCACCGCCTGTACTCCCCGGCGCTAAAACAATTCTATGTCCTCTTTTCAAATATGGAGCAATCTCTTCTGCAAATTTTTTCAATCCATATGCTGGAAGCACTGTCATAATTAAATCCGTATCCTTTATCGCATCCTCTAAATCTGTCGTAACCTTATGAATATCTGCTTCCCCAGTTTGTCCAACACCTGTCAGCACTATTCTTTTTCTTTTAAACAATTCCTCTATCCGACTTGCATATTTTTTATTGGCATATAAAGTAATTTCATACCCTTTCAAAGTCAAATCTGCAGCTGCAGCAAAAGCACCATTTCCTATTCCGATAATTGTTATTTTTTTTACCACCAAATCACCTTCCTTGAAAAAAATAATAAAAAATCCATGCTAATTCATATTTTCTATAACATTAGCATTAAAAAATTATTATAAAAAATCATTATTGCACTTGGAAAATAATTATTTTGCTACACAAGATGTCTATATTTACAGGAGAGCAACAGAAGAACAAAGGAGAGTTTTGAAAAAGCTTGTATTTTAAAGATTAACTTATTTCTCGTATTATGATAAAATTATACCACATTTTTCATTATTTTTCAAAAATTTAGTATATAATATATAGGTAAACAACTTTAAAATGAAATATAAAAGATAGTTCATTCCAGATAACTTTTGAAAAAACAAAACTTCATTTCATGAAAAAATACTAAACCTTCAAAACTCACTTTGTTCAAACAATGAAGGTTCTTAACGTATTTTTTATGAAATTTCAGTAAGTTTTTTTACAAAAGTTATCAAAGTCATTCACTTATCTTTATATATTTCTTTTTTTATGTTGATGTTGTTTACTTATAGGGATCCAACTTCAAAGTTTAATTATTTATAAAAGCTTTTTGCATATACAATAGACTTCATTTTGTCTTTAAGAGAATTGAGTTTTTGGTAAACTGATGAAAAATCATTAAATAATTCATCTTCTGAACACCTAGCTACTGTTTGATGAATTATATTTTTAACTCTTTTTTAATTTCTTGAGTTGGATCACTATATATTAAAAACATAATTTAAAAATAGCTGGGTACTCCCAGCTATTTTCTATAAAAAATTATAACTTTACTGTTCAGACCAATTTGCAGGAAATACTATATAAATAAATTTTGCATATTCACTAGCAGAAAACTGAATAGAAGAATCTTTAGGGATAAATATAATATCTCCTTTATTTCCAACAACTCTTCTTCCATCAATAACAATTTCTAAAGTTCCTTCTAAAATCACATCTACCTCATCATATTTGAGAGTCCAATCAAAGGTTGAAGCTTTCATTTCCATCACACCACAGCCTAATCTTGGACTTTCTTTTAGTGTTAAAACATCTTTTAGAAAAACTTTATCTTCAGCTTTTCCTGTGTCAAATTTTTCGAGCTTTACAGTAGATGTCTTAACAGCAATTACACCGCTAGGATCTATATGTTTTTCAAATTTATCTTGTGAAATATTTATTTTTTCCATAATAATTTTCCTTACGATTTCCTCAATCATTTTAGCATCTATATTTTGCATAAAAGCATCTCCTTTCAATTCATTACCTATTCAATAGTTTGGGTAGTTTTATTTTCATCAGCAGTCATATAATAAGCAAGCATTACTGCTGTTACACCTGCTACTAATTTCCCAACAATCATAGCAGCAATCATATCTTTGTTTACACCTGCTGCAAATCCTAAATGATCCCCAAATACAAAAGCTGCACTTACTGCAAAGGCAACATTAATAACCTTCCCTCTATTATCCATATCCTTCATCATACCGAACATAGGAATATTATTTGCAAGGGTTGCAATCATACCTGCTGCTGCTATATCAGACATACCCAATAATGCTCCAACTTTCATTAATGGTTTTTTAAGTACCTTTGTTATTACAACAACTAATGGATATGCTCCTGCTAAAACAATTGCAATACTTCCAATAATTTGAATTCCTTCACTAATAGGTGCCATTCCATGAATAATAACAATTTTTCCTCCTGTCAAGGTTTCGACAATAATAGAAGCTAAACCTACAGTAATAACAGCTGTTACCCCTTTACCAAAGTAATTAAATCCTGAAATCATTTTTCCTGGAATCTTCCATAGACCAATTGCAATAAGTATAGAGAATATAATAATTGGAACTAGATTGCTTAAAACCATACCAATTGAAAAACCCGCAACCAGTCCACCAATAAAACAACCTATAGGAATCGTGATCATTCCTGCAAGAACACCTTTTGCTAAAAATGGCTGATCCTGCTTTTGAATAATTCCTAACGCTACTGGAATAGTAAATACAATTGTAGGACCCATCATAGAACCTAATATCAAACCTGCAAATTCTGCTGCTTCCTTTGTATTAGCCATCTCATGTGCTAACGGATATCCTCCCATATCACATGCCAATAAAGTAGTTGCAAACATAGATGGATCTGCTCCTAATTTTGTATAAATAGGTACAATAACTGGCTTTAAAACTGTTGCGAGTACTGGAGCTAAAGAAACAACCCCTACCATAGCCAAAGCTAATGCTCCCATAGCATTAAAGCCTTCTTCAAACTGCTCTCCTAATCCATATTTATTTCCTATGATTCTATCTACTGCGCCTAAAAGCATAAATCCGACCATGATATATAAAATAATATCATTAATGCCCATTCTTCAATCCCCCCTTATTTATAATCTCCTCATGTGGTGAAGGAATAACAACAACTTCTATTTTATGTATTCTAATAAAGTCCTTTGCTAATGGAGAAATAATAGTTTTTTTCCCTACTTGAATCCCTCTTTTTCCATTTTTATATATTTTTCTTAAATCCATCTCTGAAATAAGCCTTTTATGAGTAAAATCTATCACTTCTTCATCGCATTCATTTTTAGTTTCATATGCTGGTTCTTCTAAAGGCATTCCTTCAATCTTTTTATTATTTATTTCTTCTAAAACGATATTTTTTTCCTTTATAGACTTATCCTGTTCCTTCTCACATTCTAAAAGATATTTTTTTTCATCTATCTGTTCCAAACTATATAAGCTGCGTATTTTTTTCATTACTTCTCGTGTTACAGCCTCAACAAAACAATTTACATCCATTATCATCTCTCCTTACTAAGAACAATTCATTGCTATCCCTAAAGGAGTCATATTATTACCATCTCCCTATTTATACTTTTGAGCTAACAGCTTCAACATCATAATATAAAAACAGCTACTTAACCGATTCAGTAATCTTAAAATATCTTTTCTTTTTATATCACCTTCTCTATCTTTAAATGCATTTATAGCTGCTATTTCTGTTTCCCTTACAACTGTTCTTAGCTCATTTAAAACAATAAAGCATTCTCCTTCCTTGTAGGAAGGGTAAAAAATATGGTCCACGCCTAAATACTTTTTAGGATTATGAGATTTTTCTCTTATTTCATCTAGACTCATTCCTAACAAACTATGTTCTTTAATTTCTTCATCCATTACTTCTGCACGAAGAATCCTTCGTACAACATCCATAATCTCTTCTAAATCCTTTAATAAATCACCCTTTTTCTCTTTAAAAGCAACAAACTGAGCATAAAGAATTTTTGCTTCTAAACTGTCTATTTTACCTCTGAATAAGATACGAGGATGATCTTTATCTACCAGCTTATTTCCATATATCTGTGTCATATGCTCAGGCTTTTTTTCAATAAATCCACCTGAGATACATTCAAATCGCGGGAAAAATTCTTTTTTATCTTCTTCCTTATCATATTTATCTTTTTCTTTTAATATCTCATCTTCATACACAAGCTTAATATTTCTATCACTAAGATAAGTACTTGCAGCAGGGGTAATAATATCATTTTTATTTATTTTAAAAGTTTTAATGTTTTGATTTCTCAATCGACTTCGCAGCTTAGCTTCGGTTAATACACTCATATTGTCACATCCTTTTAAATTGGATATACTCCCGGACTTTTACATCCGGGAAATGGATTAACCTTCAAGTTTTGGTAAAATGAATTCTACTTCATTATGTGGTCTTGGAATTACATGTACAGATAATAATTCTCCTACTCTTTCAGCAGCAGCAGCTCCTGCATCAGTAGCTGCTTTTACAGCTCCTACATCTCCTCTTACCATTACTGTTACAAGTCCTCCTCCTACTAAAACCTTTCCTATTAATGTAACATTTGCCGCTTTTACCATTGCATCTGCTGCTTCTACTGCTCCTACCATTCCTTTTGTTTCTATCATTCCTAATGCATTTGTATTTGCCATAATCATTCCCTCCCCATATTTTTTTATATGAACAACGTAAGAATCAAATAATGAAGTATAAAAAGATAAGAGAACACCTCTGATAACATTACTTATCCATATTTAACTTTTCTAATACTTTAGAAACAATCATTGTAATAATCTCTTCATTTTGCTCACAATAATTTTTTATAATATGTTTCTATCATACCTATTGCAGCTTTTGTCATTTTAAATCACCCTAATACTCTGATGGATTTTCAGCAACAAATTTTACTGCTGCAGCAAATGCATCACATGCTGCTTTACATGCTGACTGACTTCCAGTTAAAAGGCCTCCTCCAAAATTTGTTTCTGATGGTGGTCCAAAGAAGGTTTTTAATTCTACTGCCGCAGCTTTCATAGCAGCATCAAGTCCATACATAGCTTCTAATGGAGGTGCAATCAAATAAGCCAACGCCTCCCCTTCTTTTATTCCTGCTGTCTCTGACAGATATGAACCTGTTCTAGAAATGCACTGTGCATAATATGGAATAGAATCATCATCATTTGCACTATAGAAGGTTGCCACACCACTTTCAATAAAATCTACAGCAGCATTTAGTCCACTTCGTACCTCAGCTGGTGTAGGCCCTGCTAAAATACCTATAAATTCTCCAGCCAACTTCGTACTTGCATTAGCAGCTCCTGCATACATAGATTTTGCATATACAACTGCTACAGCTGCTTTTTTTGTAGCCT includes:
- the eutH gene encoding ethanolamine utilization protein EutH, whose translation is MGINDIILYIMVGFMLLGAVDRIIGNKYGLGEQFEEGFNAMGALALAMVGVVSLAPVLATVLKPVIVPIYTKLGADPSMFATTLLACDMGGYPLAHEMANTKEAAEFAGLILGSMMGPTIVFTIPVALGIIQKQDQPFLAKGVLAGMITIPIGCFIGGLVAGFSIGMVLSNLVPIIIFSILIAIGLWKIPGKMISGFNYFGKGVTAVITVGLASIIVETLTGGKIVIIHGMAPISEGIQIIGSIAIVLAGAYPLVVVITKVLKKPLMKVGALLGMSDIAAAGMIATLANNIPMFGMMKDMDNRGKVINVAFAVSAAFVFGDHLGFAAGVNKDMIAAMIVGKLVAGVTAVMLAYYMTADENKTTQTIE
- a CDS encoding BMC domain-containing protein, producing MANTNALGMIETKGMVGAVEAADAMVKAANVTLIGKVLVGGGLVTVMVRGDVGAVKAATDAGAAAAERVGELLSVHVIPRPHNEVEFILPKLEG
- a CDS encoding cobalamin adenosyltransferase, producing MSVLTEAKLRSRLRNQNIKTFKINKNDIITPAASTYLSDRNIKLVYEDEILKEKDKYDKEEDKKEFFPRFECISGGFIEKKPEHMTQIYGNKLVDKDHPRILFRGKIDSLEAKILYAQFVAFKEKKGDLLKDLEEIMDVVRRILRAEVMDEEIKEHSLLGMSLDEIREKSHNPKKYLGVDHIFYPSYKEGECFIVLNELRTVVRETEIAAINAFKDREGDIKRKDILRLLNRLSSCFYIMMLKLLAQKYK
- the eutL gene encoding ethanolamine utilization microcompartment protein EutL produces the protein MKNDPLKTTVLSVKIIPNINPEVAKALELKPEHKSLGLITTDCDDVGYTAIDEATKKAAVAVVYAKSMYAGAANASTKLAGEFIGILAGPTPAEVRSGLNAAVDFIESGVATFYSANDDDSIPYYAQCISRTGSYLSETAGIKEGEALAYLIAPPLEAMYGLDAAMKAAAVELKTFFGPPSETNFGGGLLTGSQSACKAACDAFAAAVKFVAENPSEY
- a CDS encoding cupin domain-containing protein, which codes for MQNIDAKMIEEIVRKIIMEKINISQDKFEKHIDPSGVIAVKTSTVKLEKFDTGKAEDKVFLKDVLTLKESPRLGCGVMEMKASTFDWTLKYDEVDVILEGTLEIVIDGRRVVGNKGDIIFIPKDSSIQFSASEYAKFIYIVFPANWSEQ
- a CDS encoding NAD/NADP-dependent octopine/nopaline dehydrogenase family protein, with the protein product MVKKITIIGIGNGAFAAAADLTLKGYEITLYANKKYASRIEELFKRKRIVLTGVGQTGEADIHKVTTDLEDAIKDTDLIMTVLPAYGLKKFAEEIAPYLKRGHRIVLAPGSTGGALIVSKVLHEKGKLAGVKIAEMHTLPYACRKTGPTSVKILLECSKLYFAAFPRKYNEEMYNIVKKIYPSVELVHDVLETSLNNGNPVSHPAPVVLNAGKIEYFKGEHYHYKEGITPSVAKVIEKIDKERQEICKKFGYKIIDVKDRLYKMGYVPKRETLYECYRDSESFRDLKGPKDLNDRYLTEDTPCSLVLLSNIGHVVGVKTPVMDSVVTLASSLKDENYWETGYTVEDLGLNGMNLKEIKDFLQNGYEY